From a single Azospirillum fermentarium genomic region:
- a CDS encoding SRPBCC family protein: protein MDMTGSHRVDAPRDRVWAALNDPEILRQCIPGCDEVVRLSDTDYTTRVVAKVGPVSAKFSGKVTLSDIDPPNAMTITGEGTGGAAGFGKGGARVTLVPDATGTVLHYEAHAQVGGKLAQIGSRLVDAAARKMADDFFARLSNAVALPPPPAEAAGSESVPPNTTVPIMPVPGIPAPPEVPIPIPATRGRGGFYVPWVALAVVAVLAGILTFGH from the coding sequence ATGGACATGACCGGGAGCCATCGGGTGGACGCACCGCGGGACCGGGTGTGGGCGGCGCTGAACGACCCCGAGATCCTGCGCCAGTGCATCCCCGGCTGCGACGAGGTGGTGCGGCTGTCGGACACCGATTACACCACCCGCGTGGTGGCCAAGGTCGGGCCGGTGAGCGCCAAGTTTTCCGGCAAGGTCACCCTGTCCGACATCGACCCACCCAACGCCATGACCATCACCGGGGAGGGCACCGGCGGGGCCGCCGGCTTCGGCAAGGGGGGCGCGCGTGTCACCCTGGTCCCCGACGCCACGGGAACGGTGCTGCATTACGAGGCGCACGCCCAGGTGGGCGGCAAGCTGGCCCAGATCGGATCGCGGCTGGTTGATGCCGCGGCGCGCAAGATGGCCGACGATTTCTTCGCCCGGCTGTCCAACGCCGTGGCCCTGCCGCCGCCGCCCGCGGAAGCTGCAGGGTCCGAGTCGGTGCCGCCAAACACCACCGTTCCGATCATGCCGGTGCCGGGTATCCCGGCCCCGCCCGAAGTGCCCATTCCCATCCCTGCGACCCGTGGACGCGGCGGGTTCTATGTGCCGTGGGTGGCGTTGGCGGTCGTCGCGGTGTTGGCGGGAATTTTGACGTTCGGGCATTAA
- a CDS encoding ABC transporter permease, whose translation MSGWGRWAPGVWRELVADAFRNLRAAGQRSLLALLGIVIGTAAVIAMIAIGHNAQQQSVRQFMAMGIDILAVRKDFAPSGAVFALTAEDVAALARLPSITDAAPLAVAGVEIPRAGTRLMLPIAGVTPDMFRLARLTAAAGRPLGAADAALTVAVLGAEAARLLGTAPGGTVALGRYRYTVVGILAPVVPNPLLPVDLNGAVLIPQPGMKRLAAGLGTDGEIATIILRKAPGAEDSAAVAAVAAHFAASPRPRPVHTQTARQLIAAQAEQMTVYTALLSAIGGISLIVGGVGVMNVMLMNVVERRREIGLRLALGARPRDIRAMVLVESAALSLTGGGIGTAVGVAAAAVYARTAGWDVALPAVAVPLGLGMSVAVGLLSGLYPAVSASRLDPIASLRGE comes from the coding sequence ATGAGCGGGTGGGGGCGCTGGGCGCCCGGCGTGTGGCGCGAACTGGTGGCCGACGCCTTCCGCAACCTGCGGGCGGCGGGGCAACGGTCGCTGCTGGCGCTGCTGGGCATCGTCATCGGCACCGCCGCCGTCATCGCCATGATCGCCATCGGCCACAACGCCCAGCAGCAATCGGTGCGGCAGTTCATGGCCATGGGCATCGACATCCTGGCGGTGCGCAAGGATTTCGCCCCCTCCGGCGCGGTGTTCGCCCTGACGGCGGAGGATGTGGCGGCGCTGGCCCGCCTGCCGTCCATCACCGACGCCGCCCCGCTGGCGGTGGCGGGGGTGGAGATCCCCCGCGCCGGCACCCGGCTGATGCTGCCCATCGCCGGGGTGACCCCCGACATGTTCCGGCTGGCCCGCCTGACCGCCGCCGCCGGGCGCCCGCTGGGGGCCGCCGACGCCGCCCTGACCGTCGCGGTGCTGGGGGCGGAGGCCGCCCGGCTGCTGGGCACCGCACCGGGGGGCACGGTGGCGCTGGGCCGTTACCGCTACACGGTGGTCGGCATCCTGGCCCCGGTGGTGCCCAACCCGCTGCTGCCGGTGGATCTGAACGGCGCCGTGCTGATCCCCCAGCCGGGCATGAAGCGGCTGGCCGCAGGGCTGGGCACGGATGGGGAGATCGCCACCATCATCCTGCGCAAGGCGCCGGGGGCGGAGGATTCCGCCGCCGTTGCCGCCGTCGCCGCCCATTTCGCCGCCTCCCCACGCCCGCGCCCGGTCCACACCCAGACCGCCCGCCAACTCATCGCCGCCCAGGCGGAGCAGATGACCGTCTACACCGCCCTGCTGTCGGCCATCGGCGGCATCTCGCTGATCGTCGGCGGGGTGGGGGTGATGAACGTCATGCTGATGAACGTGGTGGAGCGCCGCCGCGAAATCGGCCTGCGCCTGGCGCTGGGTGCCCGCCCGCGCGATATCCGCGCCATGGTGCTGGTGGAATCGGCCGCTCTGTCGCTGACCGGCGGCGGCATCGGCACCGCCGTGGGCGTGGCCGCCGCCGCCGTCTATGCCCGCACCGCCGGGTGGGACGTGGCGCTGCCGGCGGTTGCCGTTCCGCTGGGGCTTGGCATGTCGGTTGCCGTGGGGCTGCTGTCCGGCCTCTATCCGGCGGTGTCCGCCTCCCGTCTCGATCCCATCGCGTCGCTGCGGGGCGAGTAA
- a CDS encoding metallophosphoesterase produces the protein MTGTPSPASLAPLVTFGVVGDYGSGGVDANNSTTSVVAMAAAGVATAMQQYVSPAIPSNFVVSVGDQVYCPWSQGDENEPATSTDYINAVGKLYGGFLCYPSVSYDVEQLALSPNPYTPPGVTPSETMRLFPAIGDHDWWKQKYRKTVTAPSPSLTESKTQEEYLMEGNDNYQMNFAGLEQPLSPVDKDGPCIRYYSVSQGTVPAADTPLVQLFALSNDKNEVLLGTLSTTASSSGNLDAPQIMWFQNALKASTAVWNIVFMHQPPYSSSQDHGPTAYFQLVDQVAAKAGQTVDLVLAGHVHSYERLQMVGGRTDPTTYIVNGAGGTLESFAPFYDTPAPSPQSMGVMPGSQIRATGFYGFQCALVTEQTLTLAFYGSQDPGNAEKKAGGAVWSVIDTVMIVKAGTVLNTDQLTGLTGLVIQGTMDNGVTSGLTIDTGGQDATVPVNICGPGSLTVTGGGTLTITAASVPGGVPTGHGASVFYETTQTGPSGPVSVTGQTTLVLYGTAYAPAAGVPEPAA, from the coding sequence ATGACCGGAACTCCCTCTCCTGCTTCCCTTGCTCCTCTGGTTACCTTCGGTGTGGTCGGCGATTACGGGTCGGGCGGCGTCGATGCCAACAACAGCACCACCAGCGTCGTCGCCATGGCCGCGGCGGGTGTGGCCACGGCCATGCAACAGTATGTTTCCCCCGCCATCCCATCGAATTTCGTGGTTTCGGTGGGGGATCAGGTCTATTGCCCGTGGAGCCAGGGCGATGAAAACGAGCCGGCGACGAGCACGGATTACATCAACGCCGTCGGCAAACTGTATGGTGGTTTCCTGTGTTACCCGTCGGTCAGTTACGACGTGGAGCAGTTGGCGCTCTCCCCCAATCCCTATACCCCGCCTGGCGTCACCCCATCGGAAACCATGCGTCTGTTCCCGGCGATCGGGGACCATGACTGGTGGAAGCAGAAATATCGGAAAACCGTTACCGCGCCGTCCCCCTCCCTCACCGAGTCCAAGACGCAGGAAGAATATCTGATGGAGGGAAACGACAACTATCAGATGAATTTTGCCGGATTGGAGCAGCCATTGAGTCCGGTGGACAAGGATGGCCCCTGCATCCGTTATTACTCCGTGTCCCAGGGCACCGTGCCCGCTGCCGATACCCCCCTCGTCCAGCTTTTCGCGCTCAGCAACGATAAGAACGAGGTGCTGCTGGGAACGCTGTCCACCACGGCGAGTTCTTCCGGCAACCTGGACGCGCCGCAAATCATGTGGTTTCAGAACGCGCTGAAAGCCTCCACGGCGGTGTGGAACATCGTGTTCATGCACCAGCCGCCGTATTCGTCGTCGCAGGACCATGGGCCGACAGCCTATTTCCAGCTTGTGGATCAGGTGGCGGCCAAGGCCGGGCAAACCGTCGATCTGGTGCTGGCCGGGCACGTCCACAGCTATGAAAGGCTGCAGATGGTGGGGGGCAGGACCGACCCGACCACCTACATCGTCAACGGGGCCGGCGGCACGCTGGAAAGCTTCGCGCCGTTCTACGACACCCCGGCGCCGTCGCCCCAGTCGATGGGGGTGATGCCGGGAAGCCAGATCCGGGCAACGGGCTTCTACGGCTTCCAGTGTGCCCTCGTCACCGAGCAGACACTGACGCTGGCCTTCTACGGCTCCCAAGATCCCGGCAATGCCGAGAAAAAGGCCGGCGGGGCCGTCTGGTCGGTGATCGACACCGTGATGATCGTCAAGGCGGGCACGGTTCTGAACACGGATCAGTTGACCGGCCTGACCGGGCTGGTGATTCAGGGCACCATGGACAATGGCGTGACGTCCGGCCTGACCATCGACACCGGCGGGCAGGATGCCACGGTGCCGGTGAACATCTGTGGGCCGGGGTCGCTGACGGTCACCGGCGGCGGCACCCTGACCATCACCGCGGCATCGGTGCCCGGCGGCGTGCCCACGGGCCATGGCGCCTCGGTCTTTTACGAAACCACCCAGACCGGCCCGTCCGGCCCGGTTTCCGTCACGGGCCAGACCACGCTGGTGCTGTACGGCACGGCCTATGCGCCCGCCGCCGGCGTGCCGGAGCCGGCGGCCTGA
- a CDS encoding class I SAM-dependent methyltransferase, whose protein sequence is MTMATPAPNWFDRGGAAYALHRPDYPDALADALAERAPRRDCALDVGCGSGQFARLLANRFAHVTALDPSADQLAHATPHPRIRYVQAPAERLEVADGSAALVAAAQAAHWFDLPAFYAEVRRVAAPGAVVALVSYGVLRLDGGEGEADARFRRFYAGEIGPYWPPERRLVDEGYASIPFPFAEIPLPPLVIRRDWTLTELLGYIGTWSATRRAREAGAGALLDRFAADMAALWGDPATARPVTWPVNGRIGTV, encoded by the coding sequence ATGACCATGGCCACCCCCGCCCCCAACTGGTTCGACCGCGGCGGGGCCGCCTATGCCCTCCACCGCCCCGATTACCCCGACGCGCTGGCGGATGCCCTGGCGGAACGGGCACCGCGGCGGGATTGCGCCCTGGACGTGGGGTGCGGGTCGGGGCAGTTCGCCCGGCTGCTGGCGAACCGCTTCGCCCATGTGACCGCGCTCGACCCCAGCGCCGACCAGTTGGCCCACGCCACGCCCCACCCCCGCATCCGCTATGTCCAGGCCCCGGCGGAACGGCTGGAGGTGGCGGACGGCAGCGCCGCCCTGGTCGCCGCGGCCCAGGCCGCCCATTGGTTCGACCTGCCGGCCTTTTACGCCGAGGTGCGCCGGGTGGCGGCACCGGGGGCGGTGGTGGCCCTGGTCAGCTATGGCGTGCTGCGGCTGGATGGTGGCGAGGGGGAGGCAGACGCCCGCTTCCGCCGCTTCTACGCCGGCGAGATCGGCCCCTATTGGCCGCCGGAACGCCGGCTGGTGGACGAGGGCTATGCCTCCATCCCCTTCCCCTTCGCCGAAATCCCGCTGCCGCCGCTGGTCATCCGCCGGGATTGGACCCTGACGGAGCTGTTGGGCTACATCGGCACATGGTCGGCCACCCGCCGCGCCCGCGAGGCCGGGGCCGGCGCGCTGCTGGACCGCTTCGCCGCCGATATGGCGGCCCTGTGGGGCGATCCGGCCACGGCCCGGCCCGTCACCTGGCCGGTCAACGGGCGCATCGGGACGGTGTGA
- a CDS encoding ABC transporter ATP-binding protein, with product MTAPILSLDGVNKSLGDGAARVPVLRGVSFTVARGEVCAVTGASGSGKSTLLTLIGLLDRPDAGRILLDGEDVGAAHPDRLAHLRNRRLGFVFQAFHLLPRLSALDNVALPFLYRGLSPAACRDRAAAALERVGLGGRLHHRPDALSGGQRQRVAVARAIVGGPALLLADEPTGNLDSATARTIIDLFFALNAETGLTIVMVTHDPAIAARCPRRLVMQDGRLLPPDGAGAGGGGGE from the coding sequence ATGACCGCCCCCATCCTGTCCCTGGACGGCGTTAACAAGAGCCTGGGTGACGGCGCGGCGCGGGTGCCGGTGCTGCGCGGGGTGTCGTTCACCGTGGCGCGGGGGGAGGTGTGCGCGGTGACCGGCGCCTCCGGCTCCGGCAAATCCACGCTGCTGACCCTGATCGGGCTGCTGGACCGCCCCGATGCCGGGCGCATCCTGCTGGATGGGGAGGATGTGGGGGCGGCCCACCCCGACCGTCTGGCCCATCTGCGCAACCGGCGTCTGGGTTTCGTGTTCCAGGCGTTCCACCTGCTGCCGCGGCTGAGCGCGCTGGACAATGTGGCGCTGCCCTTCCTCTACCGCGGCCTGTCGCCCGCCGCCTGCCGCGACCGGGCGGCAGCGGCGCTGGAGCGGGTGGGGCTGGGCGGGCGGCTGCACCACCGGCCCGACGCCCTGTCGGGCGGCCAGCGCCAGCGGGTGGCGGTGGCCCGCGCCATCGTCGGCGGGCCGGCGCTGCTGCTGGCCGACGAACCCACCGGCAATCTGGACAGCGCCACCGCCCGCACCATCATCGACCTGTTCTTTGCGCTGAACGCCGAAACCGGGCTGACCATCGTCATGGTCACCCACGACCCGGCCATCGCCGCCCGCTGCCCCCGCCGGCTGGTCATGCAGGACGGGCGGCTGCTGCCGCCGGACGGGGCAGGAGCCGGGGGAGGGGGCGGCGAATGA
- a CDS encoding TolC family protein: protein MWGRSRAGGTPPFGAAAWFAAVLLVAVPAAGQVGPLPRYAQPAGATAPVPPAGPEIRLTLPEAVYLGLRRNRAVKSAYLQRVLDKYDLTVAESLLSPKGVLIAGITADRTGAARTADATVTPVVQMLTPLGTSISFAWDAVQTGRRQKGGNSLTGQSSLSLTVIQPLLRGAGPDVTLAPVREARLRERYNQLRLKAAVADTVTAIAGAYHRFIQARQQIVLAKAALKRARELEATNRALIAAGRMADIDLAQAQSSVSVQELGVLQAENAFDSARLALLSLLALDLHTRIVPADTLTARPVRVEVETVRALAFENRPDYLAQMVAIDSARIGLDVARNQQLWDLSLVVGVNAPGAGRTAWGATTALPDTKTDLRAGLQLSIPLNNPAIRQQEVQAAVGLRQSEVQLEQLRTQVDQQVRDAARTLDTAWRQYTLSRQVRELAQKTLDSETVKLRAGRSSNFQVVTFQDQLRAAENGELTALVAYLDALIALDQTAGATLDTWGIQLNDDAAVPEGRP from the coding sequence ATGTGGGGACGATCGAGGGCCGGGGGCACACCCCCGTTCGGGGCGGCGGCGTGGTTCGCCGCCGTGCTGCTCGTGGCCGTCCCGGCGGCGGGGCAGGTGGGGCCGCTGCCGCGCTATGCCCAGCCGGCGGGGGCCACGGCGCCGGTGCCTCCCGCCGGGCCGGAGATCCGCCTGACGTTGCCGGAGGCGGTCTATCTCGGCCTGCGCCGCAACCGGGCGGTCAAGAGCGCCTACCTCCAGCGGGTGCTCGACAAATACGACCTGACGGTGGCGGAATCCCTGCTGTCGCCCAAGGGCGTGCTGATTGCCGGCATCACCGCCGACCGCACCGGGGCCGCGCGCACGGCGGACGCCACCGTGACGCCGGTGGTGCAGATGCTGACACCGCTCGGCACCTCCATCAGCTTCGCGTGGGATGCGGTGCAGACCGGGCGGCGGCAGAAGGGGGGCAACAGCCTGACCGGGCAATCGTCGCTGTCGCTGACGGTGATCCAGCCGCTGCTGCGCGGCGCCGGCCCCGACGTCACCCTGGCCCCGGTGCGCGAGGCGCGGCTGCGCGAACGCTACAACCAGCTTCGGCTGAAGGCGGCGGTGGCCGACACCGTGACCGCCATCGCCGGGGCCTATCACCGCTTCATCCAGGCCCGCCAGCAGATCGTGCTGGCCAAGGCCGCCCTGAAGCGTGCCCGCGAGCTTGAGGCGACCAACCGCGCCCTGATCGCCGCCGGGCGCATGGCCGACATCGACCTGGCCCAGGCGCAATCCAGCGTGTCGGTGCAGGAGCTGGGGGTGCTGCAGGCGGAAAACGCCTTCGATTCCGCGCGTCTGGCCCTGCTCAGCCTGCTGGCGCTGGACCTGCACACCCGCATCGTTCCCGCCGACACCCTGACCGCCCGGCCCGTGCGGGTGGAGGTGGAGACCGTGCGGGCGCTGGCCTTCGAAAACCGCCCCGACTATCTGGCGCAGATGGTCGCCATCGACAGTGCCCGCATCGGGCTGGACGTGGCGCGCAATCAGCAACTGTGGGATCTGTCGCTGGTGGTGGGCGTCAACGCGCCGGGGGCGGGGCGCACCGCGTGGGGGGCCACCACGGCGTTGCCGGACACCAAGACCGACCTGCGCGCCGGCCTTCAGCTCAGCATCCCCCTCAACAACCCCGCCATCAGGCAGCAGGAGGTGCAGGCCGCCGTCGGCCTGCGCCAGAGCGAGGTGCAGTTGGAGCAACTGCGCACCCAGGTGGACCAGCAGGTGCGCGACGCCGCCCGCACCCTGGACACCGCGTGGCGGCAGTACACGCTGAGCCGGCAGGTGCGCGAACTGGCGCAGAAGACGCTGGACAGCGAAACCGTCAAGCTGCGCGCCGGTCGGTCCAGCAATTTCCAGGTGGTGACCTTCCAGGACCAGTTGCGCGCGGCGGAGAACGGAGAGCTGACGGCGCTGGTGGCCTATCTCGACGCGCTGATCGCCCTGGACCAGACCGCGGGCGCCACCCTCGACACCTGGGGCATTCAATTGAACGACGACGCGGCGGTGCCGGAGGGGCGGCCATGA
- a CDS encoding single-stranded DNA-binding protein gives MNVWTFSGRLGADAELRSVQSGEKVLGFRVANDVGFGDRKTTQWVDCSIWGRRAESLAPHLTKGKAVVVSGEVTLREFEKRDGTRGAGLSVRVNEIDFMGGGRDGEGGGGGGGGYGGGGGGQGGGYGGGGGGYGGGQGGYGGGGQGGGGYGGGGGGQGGGYGGGGGGQGGGGRGPVHNDLDDEIPF, from the coding sequence ATGAACGTGTGGACCTTCAGCGGGCGTTTGGGGGCCGATGCGGAACTGCGCTCGGTCCAGAGCGGGGAAAAGGTTCTGGGCTTCCGGGTGGCGAACGACGTCGGCTTCGGCGACCGCAAGACGACCCAGTGGGTCGATTGCTCCATCTGGGGCCGCCGTGCGGAATCCCTGGCCCCGCACCTGACCAAGGGCAAGGCCGTGGTGGTGTCGGGCGAAGTCACGCTGCGCGAATTCGAAAAGCGCGACGGCACCCGCGGTGCCGGCCTGTCGGTGCGCGTGAACGAGATCGACTTCATGGGCGGCGGCCGTGACGGCGAAGGCGGCGGCGGCGGCGGCGGCGGCTACGGCGGTGGCGGGGGCGGCCAGGGCGGTGGTTATGGCGGCGGCGGTGGCGGCTATGGCGGTGGCCAGGGCGGTTACGGCGGCGGCGGCCAGGGTGGCGGCGGCTACGGTGGTGGCGGTGGCGGCCAGGGCGGCGGCTACGGCGGCGGTGGCGGTGGTCAGGGCGGCGGTGGCCGCGGCCCGGTCCACAACGACCTGGACGACGAAATTCCGTTCTGA
- a CDS encoding HlyD family secretion protein codes for MTGVGSRPVDGLAALAVAAVGFDDGGTVTAVNGAARALLGLRPGHGVGEPLERLGGEGLLGEALAGLARGPALSTRTLRVRRRGRAVTVTATVLPLDPARSDGGGVVLLTPRSRWGGAGRWALGALVVAGVAAGWAAAGWLPARSGGMAGGGEAPAAAAPTAEPSPAAPAAVPLSVIGVIEPGRTVNVIAPFAGVVRERRFDYGAPVAAGAVLAVMDRLELDMRMREAESALLKATQRVNELNGWDTGPEVLRARRQAVAAEQDAAQARRRLADAKPLLDQGIIPRQEYEDLRRQAEVQAAALAAGREDLAAVIARGGPDARRVAALEHANAAARLDELKGQLARATVTAPVGGLVLKPPPGGGGGVAAGASAPTAIEAGATLAANQIMAVIADTATVSIAARVDEMDVGALRIGQGAEVGGDAFAGGPVTGTVAWIARQASSENGAGGVASFPIRIDLPPLTDAQAARLRLGMTATVTIRPE; via the coding sequence ATGACGGGTGTGGGGAGCCGGCCGGTGGACGGGCTGGCGGCGTTGGCCGTGGCGGCGGTTGGGTTTGACGATGGCGGCACGGTCACGGCGGTCAACGGCGCCGCGCGGGCGCTGCTGGGGCTGCGCCCCGGCCATGGGGTGGGCGAGCCGCTGGAGCGGTTGGGCGGGGAAGGACTGTTGGGGGAGGCTCTGGCCGGTCTGGCCCGTGGTCCTGCTCTGAGCACCCGCACCCTGCGCGTGCGCCGCCGTGGGCGCGCCGTGACGGTCACGGCCACCGTTCTGCCGCTGGACCCGGCGCGCTCCGATGGCGGCGGGGTGGTGCTGCTGACGCCCCGGTCCCGGTGGGGCGGGGCGGGGCGCTGGGCGCTGGGCGCGCTGGTGGTGGCCGGGGTGGCGGCGGGATGGGCCGCTGCCGGCTGGTTGCCGGCCCGGTCCGGTGGAATGGCGGGGGGTGGCGAGGCGCCCGCCGCGGCGGCCCCGACCGCGGAACCGTCCCCGGCCGCACCGGCGGCGGTGCCGCTGTCGGTGATCGGGGTGATTGAACCGGGGCGCACGGTCAACGTCATCGCCCCCTTTGCCGGGGTGGTGCGGGAGCGGCGCTTCGACTATGGCGCCCCCGTGGCCGCCGGCGCCGTGCTGGCGGTGATGGACCGGCTGGAGTTGGACATGCGGATGCGCGAAGCGGAAAGCGCGCTGCTGAAGGCCACCCAGCGGGTGAACGAACTCAACGGCTGGGACACCGGGCCCGAGGTGTTGCGCGCCCGCCGTCAGGCCGTGGCGGCGGAACAGGACGCGGCCCAGGCCCGCCGCCGGCTGGCCGACGCCAAGCCCCTGTTGGACCAGGGCATCATTCCGCGGCAGGAATACGAGGATCTGCGCCGCCAGGCCGAGGTGCAGGCCGCCGCCCTGGCCGCAGGGCGGGAGGATCTGGCCGCCGTCATCGCCCGCGGCGGTCCCGATGCCCGCCGGGTCGCCGCGCTGGAGCACGCCAACGCGGCCGCCCGCCTGGATGAATTGAAGGGCCAGCTTGCCCGTGCCACCGTCACCGCGCCCGTGGGCGGGCTGGTGCTGAAACCGCCGCCGGGGGGCGGGGGTGGGGTGGCCGCCGGAGCCTCCGCCCCCACGGCCATAGAGGCGGGGGCGACCTTGGCCGCGAACCAGATCATGGCGGTGATCGCCGACACCGCCACCGTTTCCATCGCCGCGCGGGTGGACGAGATGGACGTGGGCGCCCTGCGCATCGGCCAGGGGGCGGAGGTCGGCGGCGATGCCTTCGCCGGCGGTCCGGTGACGGGCACGGTGGCCTGGATCGCCCGGCAGGCATCCAGCGAGAACGGGGCCGGCGGGGTTGCCAGCTTTCCCATCCGCATCGACCTTCCGCCCCTGACCGACGCGCAAGCGGCCCGCCTGCGTCTGGGCATGACCGCCACGGTGACCATCAGGCCCGAGTGA